GTCTCAATTTTTTGAGGCCATACTCGGATGATAGATATATTATTTGATATCAAGCGCCGCAATCGAATACTGCTGCAACAAAAAGAATATGGGGGGATGCAGTCCTCATGTGCATGGAAAGCTGCATCCCATTAATACCGTAATAATTTCTGAGCTGTTTACAGCTTGTTAAATTTTATTCAGGCATTGACCGTCCCTGACTTTCCTCTGATAGAGGCGTTTATTGCAACGCCTCAAACGACTTGATCAATTCTTCACCTTCCGGGCCTGAAATGCCTTTAACCTGTTCCATCAGCGATTTGGTTGCCTTTACGAATTCAGCATTTTCGGCATCGGTCAAATGGTAAACTGTTCCATTGGCGTTCTTTATCGCGTCGATGGTGTCTTGCTTCATTTTAGCCGATAAATCACGCATATAGACCATCAACTTTTCGGCTGCTCTTTGGACATCCGCCTGCTGCTCCTTGGTCAATGCGTTCCACGCCTTTTCGCTCATCATCAGCCCGCCGAATATCTCCTGGAGAGTGGTGAAAGTTATGTAGTGCGCCGTTTCATAAAGCTTTTGGGGTCCCGTGATCGTCCAGCCACAGTATGCCACATCGACAGTATTGCGCTCCAGGGCCACAGGCAGGTCTCCCAGCGGGATCGTCACCGGGCTCCCGCCCCACAGTTTGATTGCCTCGCCAATCCATTTGCCGGACACACGCACCTTGAGGCCTTTTAAATCCGCGGGGGACTTAATCAGCTTTTTCATGCTGGTAAACGTGGTTGTTCCCCCCTGTTCGGACGGCGCTATGTATTTGACCCCGTATTTGGCAAAGATTTTTTCGACTATGGAATGGGTGGCTTTGTCCAATTCCATGTACTTGTCGCCGCGGTAAGCTCCAGGCACTTCAAACGGGGTAAGCTCCTTGATGGTGGGCGATATATATGACACGACAAAGTGAGCAATGTCCACATTGCCCTTGCGAACGGCATCAAGAGCATCTTTATTTGAAACCAGAGAAGCGGCGGGATAAACTTGAACCTTGATCTGACCTTTGCTTTCCTCTTCCACACATTTGGCAAAATAGTTGTACGC
The Peptococcaceae bacterium genome window above contains:
- a CDS encoding TRAP transporter substrate-binding protein, which translates into the protein MNNSKKVYVSVLLIIVLVAFAALSGCSGASSKQSAAPAGNEGQAQGGQVTLKLSYPNTETSLTGQAYNYFAKCVEEESKGQIKVQVYPAASLVSNKDALDAVRKGNVDIAHFVVSYISPTIKELTPFEVPGAYRGDKYMELDKATHSIVEKIFAKYGVKYIAPSEQGGTTTFTSMKKLIKSPADLKGLKVRVSGKWIGEAIKLWGGSPVTIPLGDLPVALERNTVDVAYCGWTITGPQKLYETAHYITFTTLQEIFGGLMMSEKAWNALTKEQQADVQRAAEKLMVYMRDLSAKMKQDTIDAIKNANGTVYHLTDAENAEFVKATKSLMEQVKGISGPEGEELIKSFEALQ